The Streptomyces sp. cg36 genomic interval GGGCGTCCGGTTCAGCCGGTTCTACCAGTCGACCCTCTACATGCCCGTCGTGCTCTCGCTGGCCGTCGTCGGCTTCATCGCCCAACTGGTCTTCTCCCGCGACCAGGGCGCCCTCAACGCGCTCGTCGGCGACAAGCAGAACCCGACCGACTGGCTGGGCGATCCGCACCTCAACATCTGGATGATCCTGCTGGCCGCCGCCTGGCGGCACACGGGCTATGTGATGATCCTCTACCTCGCCGGGCTCAAGGCCGTCGACCCGACGCTCAAGGAAGCGGCGGCCATCGACGGGGCCGGGGAGGCCCAGACGTTCTTCCGGGTCGTGCTGCCGACCCTGCGCCCGGTCAATGTGATCGTCGGCGTGATCACCGTCATCGAGTCACTGCGCGCCTTCGACATCGTCTACGCGGTCAACCACGGCCGCAACGGCCTCGAAGTGCTCTCCGTGCTCGTCACCGACAACATCATCGGCGAGGCCAGCCGCATCGGCTTCGGCTCCGCCATCGCCGTCGTGCTGCTGACCGTCTCCCTCGGGTTCGTCGTGACGTACCTGGTCCAGGAGATCCGAGGGGAGAAGAGCCGATGACCGTGGACACCGCACCGATCGCCCCCGCCGCCGCCCCGCCCGCGCCGCCCCCGGCCCGGCGCCGCCGGGTCCGTCCCGGGCGGCTGGGCGTGCACGCCTTCCTGATGGCCGTCTCGCTCGCCTTCCTCGCCCCGCTGCTGCTCGCGGTGTACGCCTCGCTGCGGCCGTACGAGGAGACGTCGAAGGACGGCTACTTCTCGCTCCCCAAGCACCTCTCGTTCGCCTACTACCGGCAGGCGTTCAGCGACTCCGGCATGACGAAGTACTTCGTCAACACGCTGATCATCGCGGTGCCGGGCGTGCTGGTGACGCTCTTCCTCGCCTCGTTCGTGGCCTTCGCCGTCTCCCGGCTGCGGCTGCGCGGCGGCATCGTGCTCCTGATGCTGTTCACGGCGGGCAACCTGCTGCCCCAGCAGGTCATCGTGACGCCGCTGTACGTGCTGTTCAACCGCATCCCGCTGCCGTACTGGATGTCCGACTCGATGACGATGTTCGACTCGTACTGGGCCGTCATCGCCGTGCAGATCGGCTTCCAGATCGGGTTCTGCGTCTTCGTGCTGGCGAACTTCATGCGGACGCTGCCGCAAGAGATCCTGGAGGCGGCGATCGTGGACGGCGCGGGCGTGTGGACCCAGTACTGGCGCATCACGCTGCCGCTGTGCCGCCCGGCGCTGGCGGCCCTGGCCACGCTCCAGTTCACCTGGATGTACAACGACTTCCTGTGGGCGCTGGTCTTCATGTCCGACGGCGACAAGCTCCCGATCACCTCGGCCCTCAACAACCTGCGCGGCCAGTTCTTCACCGACTACAACCTGTTGGCGGCGGGCTCCGTGATCGTGGCCCTGCCGACCCTGCTGGTGTTCCTGGTGCTCCAGCGCCACTTCATCGCGGGCCTGACGCTGGGGTCGAGCAAGGGCTAGGGCCCGTCCGGCGGATCATGGCCGGGGCGGGGGGACGGTCCTCGCCGCGCCCCACACGCTCACCGGAGGCGGCTCAGTGGGCCGCCTCCGGCGCGTACTGGCGCACGACCACCAGGAACGCGTCGGACTCCAGGTCCATCACGACCTCCGCCGCGACGCCCTCGTGCCTGCGGTCGCGCGCGAACTCCTCGGCGGGCCAGCTGCCGCGCGGGTCCCCGGCGGGAAAGCGTTCCAGCACTGTACGACGCATCCGTCGCACCCCCTCGTTCTCGTCCGGCACACGCACAACGACAGCCCCATCGCGTGCGTTACGGCCCCCCGTGGCCGGTGCCCCGCACTCAAGGACGCCGTGCGCCCGCGAAACGTCGCAACCGGTGTGCAACGGGCGCGCCACAGCTGTGCGCATGGTCAGGGGCCCCGGTTCCGCGCGCGGGTTTCCGTGGCACTCTGTTGCGGGCAATCCACTGGGGGCTATGGAAGAGGGGGAACCGTGATCATCTGGATCAACGGTGCGTTCGGCGCGGGCAAGACCAGCACCGCGCGCGAACTGGTCGACCTGATCCCGGACAGCACCTTGTACGACCCCGAAGTGATCGGCGGCGCACTGCGGTACCTGCTGCCGCAGAAACGGCTCGCCGAGGTGGGCGACTACCAGGACCTGCCGATCTGGCGGCGACTGGTGGTGGACGGCGCCGCCGCGATGCTGGCGGAGCTGGGCGGCGTCCTCGTGGTGCCGATGACGCTGCTGCGCCAGGAGTACCGCGACGAGATCTTCGGCGGGCTCGCCTCCCGCCGCATACCGGTCCGGCACGTGCTCCTGACGCATGAGGAAACGATCCTGCGGGCGCGGATAGCGGCCCGCGTCGAAGTACCCGACGACCCCGAGGCGAGCGAACGCTGCCGCCAGTGGGCGTACGAGCACATCGAGCCCTACCGCGCCGCCCTCGGGTGGCTGCGCGAGGACGCCCACGTCCTCGACAACGGCGCCCTCACCCCGCGCCAGAGCGCCGAGCACATCGCCGACGCCGTGCGCACCGGGGCCGCGCCCGTCTGCGAGATCGTCCAGACGCCGGAGCCGACCGCCGAGACGCTCGCCGCCGGAGTGCTGCTCTTCGACGAGAGCGACCGGGTCCTCCTGGTGGATCCGACGTACAAGCCGGGCTGGGAGTTCCCCGGCGGCGTGGTGGAGCGCGGCGAGGCGCCCGCGCGCGCGGGCATGCGCGAGGTGGAGGAGGAGATCGGCATCCGGCTCGGCCGGGTACCGAGGCTGCTCGTCGTCGACTGGGAACCGCCCGCACCGCCCGCGTACGGCGGGCTGCGGCTGCTCTTCGACGGCGGACGCCTCGACCGGGCCGAGGCCGGGCAGGTGCTGCTCCCCGGCTCGGAGCTGCGCGGCTGGCGGTTCGTCGCCGAGGACGAGGCGTCGCGCCTGCTGCCGCCGGTCCGCTACGAACGCCTGCGCTGGGCGCTGAAGGCACGCGAGAAGTCGACCGTCTTCAACCTGGAGGCGGGGGTGCCGGTCGGGTGAGCGGGGGCGGGGGCGCGGTCTTCGCGCCCCCGCGCCGCGTCGGGCGGCGGACCGGGTCCGCCGCCCGGAGCCACGCCCCGGCGGTCCCGCCCGCGGCGCGACCGCCGGAACGCGCGCGGCCCTCACGCTTGTGGGGCCGCGCACGCCCGGCCTGCCCTCACGCCTGCTTGGAGCGCGCGTAGTTGACCAGGAAGTGCGCCTCGGCGACCGACAGCCGCTCCAGCTCCTGCGGGGAGACGCTCTCGTTCACCGCGTGGATCTGCGCCTCCGGCTCGCTCAGACCGATCAGCAGGATCTCGGCCTTCGGGTAGAGCGCGGCGAGCGTGTTGCAGAGCGGGATCGAGCCGCCCATGCCCGACGACTGCATCTCCTCGCCCGGGTAGGCGATCCGCATGGCCTCGGCCATCGAGGTGTACGCGGGGCTGGTGATGTCCGCGCGGAACGGCTGGCCCTGCCCGACCTGCTCGAAGGAGACCCGGGCGTTCCACGGCGTGTGCTTCTCGACGTGCGCGAACAGCAGCTTGGTCGCCTCGGCGGCGTCCACCCCCGGCGGCACCCGCAGGCTGATCTGGGCCCGCGCGCTCGCCGGGATCGACGGGGTCGCGCCCGCCACCGGGTGGCAGTCGATGCCGATCACGGTCACGGCCGGACGCGCCCAGATGCGGTCCGCGACCGTACCGGTGCCGGGCAGCGCCACCCCGTCCAGGACCTTGGCGTCCTTGCGGAACTCCTCCTCCGGGTACTGCAGCCCCTCCCACGCGGAGTCGGCGGCCAGCCCGTCGATCACCGTCTGGCCGTTCTCGTCGCGCAGCGAGTCCAGTACGCGGATCAGCGCCGCAAGGGCGTCCGGCGCGGCGCCGCCGAACTGGCCCGAGTGCAGGTTGCCTTCGAGCGTGTCCACGCGCACCCGGATCATCGTCATGCCGCGCAGGGTCGCGGTGACCGTCGGCAGACCGACCCGGAAGTTGCCGGTGTCGCCGATGACGATGGCGTCGGAGGTCAGCAGCTCGGGGTGGGCCTCGGCGTACCGCTCAAGACCGCCCGTGCCCTGCTCCTCCGAGCCCTCCACGATCACCTTCACGGAGACCGGGACGCCGCCGTTGGCCTTGAGGGCGCGCAGCGCGAGCAGGTGCATGATGAACCCGCCCTTGCAGTCGGCGGCCCCGCGTCCGTACCAGCGCCCGTCGCGCTCGGTCAGCTCGAACGGCGGGCTCAGCCACGCCGACTCGTCCAGCATCGGCTGTACGTCGTAGTGCGCGTACAGCAGCACCGTCGGCGCACCGGCCGGGCCGGGCAGGAACCCGTAGACCGACTGCGAGCCGTCGGGGGTGTCCAGCAGGGCCACGTCCTGGAAGCCCTCGTCGCGCAGCGCCCCGGCCACCCACGCGGCAGCCGCCTCGCACTCGCTCCTCGGCGCCACCGCCTCGTCCGCCACCGAATGGAACGCCACCAGTTCGGTGAGCTCCGCCTGGGCGCGGGGCATCAGAGAGGCGACGGTCTCGGCGATCGGATTCGCGGTCATGGGCACGCTCCTCGTGGGTGCGACGTTGAGGTACACGTACGGACACGCGGGTGCACGCGTTCGTACGGCGAAGGTACGGCCGATCCTCCCACACGGCGGGTCGGACCTACCGCGCCGTAGGATGCGGTCGTCAGCTGGACCATGGGTCGGATCAGGAGCAGAAGCACATCGTGAGCAGCGAGAACGCAGATGCCGGGACGCAGCACGACGAGCCGGTGGACTCGTCCGTGTGGGATGTCGTCGTGGTCGGCGCCGGACCCGCGGGGGCCTCGGCGGCCTACGCGGCGGCGGTCGCGGGCCGGCGGGTGCTCCTCCTGGAGAAAGCGGAGCTGCCCCGCTACAAGACGTGCGGCGGCGGCATCATCGGTCCTTCGCGGGACGCCCTGCCGCCCGGGTTCGAACTGCCCCTGAAGGAGCGGGTGCACGCGGTCACCTTCTCGCTCAACGGCAGGCTCACCCGCACCCGGCGCTCCAAGCAGATGCTGTTCGGGCTGATCAACCGGCCCGAGTTCGACGCCGGACTGGTCGAGGCCGCCCAGAAGGCGGGTGCCGAACTGCGCACCGGCGTGACCGTCCAGCGCGTGGAGCAGCACGGCTCGGCGGTGCCCGACCGGCGTACGGTCGCGGTCGTCCTGGTCGGTGGCGAGACCGTCCTCGCGCGCGCGGTCGTGGGCGCGGACGGCAGCGCCAGCCGCATAGGAGCCCATGTCGGGGTCAAGCTCGACCAGGTGGACCTCGGTCTGGAGGCCGAGATCCCGGTGCCCGCGACGGTCGCGGAGGACTGGGCGGGCCGGGTGCTGATCGACTGGGGCCCGATGCCGGGGAGTTACGGCTGGGTCTTCCCCAAGGGCGACACGCTCACCGTGGGCGTGATCTCGGCCCGGGGCGAGGGCGCCGGCACCAAGCGGTACCTGGAGGACTTCATCGGGCGGCTCGGCCTCGCCGGGTTCGAGCCCGCGATCTCCTCCGGGCATCTGACCCGCTGCCGCAGCGACGACTCGCCGCTCTCGCGCGGCCGGGTCCTGGTGTGCGGGGACGCGGCGGGCCTGCTGGAGCCGTGGACCCGCGAGGGCATCTCGTTCGCGCTGCGCTCCGGGCGGCTCGCCGGTGAGTGGGCGGTGCGGATCGCGGAGTCGCAGGACGCGGTGGACGCGCGGCGCCAGGCGCTGAACTACGCGTTCGCCATCAAGGCGGGCCTCGGTGTGGAGATGGGCGTCGGCCGCCGGATGCTGACGCTGTTCGAGAAGCGTCCGACGATGCTGCACGCGGCGATCACCGGCTTCCGCCCGGCCTGGAAGGCGTTCGCGGACATCACCCGGGGCTCCACGACGCTGGCCGGCCTGGTGCGCTCGCACCCGCTGGCCCGTCGCGCGCTGGACATGGTGGACCGGCGCGAGGCGTAGTCCCCGGCGGCGATGAGGGGCGGCTGCGGCGCCGGCCGGTCACGACCCGGCCGGCCTCGTGGGCGTACCCGGGGACGTCGACCGGGCCGCCCACCGGCGGGCCCTGCTCCGGAACGTCGACCGACGGGCCCCGCACCTGGACGTCGGTCGGCGGGCCCCGCTCCTGGACGTCGACCGGTGGGCTGCCACCCTGGACGTCGACCGGCGGGCCTCACCCCGGGACGTCCACCGGTGAGCTCCGCCTCTGGACGGCCGTCAGCGGTCCTCACCCCTGGACCGTGATGCGGAAGACCGGGTGGTCGGGCGCGGCGGCGATCAGCTCCTCGTCGCTGGACTTCGCGGTGACGCCCTGGAAGTACTGGTTGACCTCCCAGCCCCAGCGCTCCAGATAGGTGCGCAGGACCGCCGTCTTCTCGGCGTCACCGACCTCGACGGCGGTGAAGGTGCGCAGCTTGCGGCCGACCCGCAGCTCGCCGCCGCCCGCGACCCGCATGTTCCGCACCCACTGGGAGTGGCCGCGCGCCGAGACGAGGTACTGCGCGCCCTCGTAGGCGTGCGGGTTCACCGGGATCCGCTGCATCTGGCCGCTCTTGCGGCCCCGCACGGACATCTCGGCGGTGCCGGCCAGGCTCAGGCCGTGCCGGGCGAGCCAGCCGATGGCGCTGTTCATCCGCGTGGTGAAGCTGCTGGCCTTCAGGTAGTACGGCTGCGTCGTCATCGGAGACCCCTCTTGTTCCGGCTCGGCCGGGCGTTCCGGCCCGGCTTGCTTCGGCTTTGAGAGCACTGCTCTCGCTTGAGATCAGTGTGCACGGGACGGGTGCTCCAAAGCAAGAGCAGTGCTCTCTAATTTTATGGGCGCTCGCTGGCCGGATCAGTGATCTCGTTTTAGGGCACCGCTCTCAGAGGTGACAGAATGTCCCCATGAGCACCGTTCAGGGCGCCCGAGCCCGCGCGCGTACCGAGATCACCGCTGCCATCAAGGACGAGGCCAGGAAGCAGCTCGCCGCCGAGGGCGCGGCGAAGCTGTCGCTGCGCGCCGTCGCCCGCGAGGTCGGCATGGTCTCCTCCGCCCTCTACCGCTACTTCCCCAGCCGCGACGACCTGCTGACCGCGCTGATCGTCGACGCGTACGACGCCGTGGGCGAGGCCGCCGCCCGCGCCCGCGCCGAGGCCGATCCGGGCGCCGCCCCCGCCGAACGCTGGGTCGCGGTGTGCCGGGCCGTCCGCGCCTGGGCGCTGGCGCACCCGCACGAGTACGCGCTGATCTACGGCTCGCCCGTACCCGGCTACACCGCGCCCCAGGCCACCGTCGGTCCGGCGTCCCGGGTCGGCCTCGTGCTCATCGGGATCGCCCGCGAGGCCCACGAGGGGCGCGGCCTTGCCGTGCCCCGGCTCGCCCCGGAGCTGCGCCCGGAGGCGGAGCGGATGGCCGCCGAGCTGATGCCCGAGCTGCCCCCGGCGACCGCCGCCGCGCTGGTGGCCGCCTGGGCGCAGCTGTTCGGGCTGGTGTCCTTCGAGGTGTTCGGCCAGTTCCACCGCGTCGTCGAGGACCGGGACGCCTTCTTCGCGCACGCGGCGGCCGGGCTGGCGGCGGGCGTCGGGCTGGTACTCCCCGGGGAGTAGCCGCCACCACCCCGTCCGGCTGACGCCGGGGGCCGTGCCCGGGGCTAGCGTGGCCGGTATGGAAGAGCAGCAGCCGCCGCGCCCCGCCCGGTGCGGGCCACCGCCCTGGGCGCGCCCGGCGCGGCCGAGGTCGCCCTGGCAGCGCTGGTGGGGGAGCGGCGGCGCGGTGGGCACGGACGCCCGGGGCCGTTCGCGGCTGCCGTGGCCGTCGACCGCGGTGCTGACCGCGATCGTCCTCGCCGGTTCCCACTACGCCGCGCACAACCAGACCGGCCGCGCCGCGCTCGACGCGTTCGCCCGGGTGCTGGTGGCCGCCGCCTGCGCGGTGCTGCTGCTGCGCCACCGCCACCCCGTCCTCGCCGTGTTCGGCTCGGCGGGCGCGGTCATGGTCTATCTGGGCGCCGGATATCCCTACGGCCCGGTCTTCGCCGCGGTGGCCGTCGGCTGTTTCGCGGCGATCGCCGCCGGGCACCGCAGGGCCGCCTGGGCCGCGGTCGGGATGCTCTGGCTCGGCCACGTCCTGATCGCCCACTGGCTCTACCGCTGGCTGCCGCCGGGCGGCGACCGCCCCGCGCCCTGGGGGCAGGAACTGGCCGTCGCCGCCTGGGTGCTGGCGATCGTGGCGATCGCCGAGCTCACCCGCGTACGCCGGGAGCAGTGGGCCCGGGCCGGGGCCGAGCGGGCCGCCGCCGACCGGCGCCGCGCCGACGAGGAGCGGCTGCGGATCGCCCGCGAGCTGCACGACGTGCTCGCCCACAGCATCTCCGTCATCAACGTCCAGGCGGGCGTGGGCCTGGCGCTGCTCGACTCCGACCCGGAGCAGGCGCGCACCGCGCTGACCACCATCAAGTCGGCCAGCAAGGAGGCGCTCGGCGAGGTGCGCCAGGTCCTGGACACGCTGCGCGCCCCGGGAGACGCGCCCCGCTCGCCCGCCCCCGGCCTCGACCGGCTCCCCGAGCTCGTCGAGCAGGCGGGCGCGGCCGGGCTCACCGTGCGGACGGGGACGTCCGGCGCGCCGCGGGCGCTGCCGCCCGGCGCGGACCTGGCGGCCTTCCGCATCGTCCAGGAGGCGCTGACCAATGTGGTCCGCCACTCCGGTTCGCGCACCGCCCGGGTCGAGCTGCGCTACGCACCCGGCGCCCTGGAGCTGCGGGTCGACGACGACGGCCCGGCCGCGCCCCGCGAGGCGGGCGGCGGCGGCAACGGCCTGATCGGCATGCGGGAGCGGGCCGCGGCCCTCGGCGGCACGATCGAGGCGGGCCCGCGCCCGGACGGCGGGTTCCGGGTGGTGGCGCGGCTGCCGCTCGGGCGGGCCGGCGCCGGGTCCGGGCCGTCTAGCCTGGGCCCATGGACGTGACGCCCCCCGACCGGCCGCCGGTGTCCCCGGTGCGGGTCCTCCTCGCCGACGACCAGTCCCTGGTGCGCGCCGGGTTCCGGGCGCTGCTCGACGCCCAGCCGGACATCGCGGTGGTGGGGGAGGCCGCCGACGGGGAGGAGGCGGTGCGCCTGGTGCGGGAGCTCCGGCCGGACGTGGTGCTGATGGACATCCGCATGCCCCGGCTGGACGGTCTGGCGGCCACCCGGCTGATCACCGGTGAGAGCGGCCCGGACGGGGTGCGGGTGGTCATGCTCACCACGTTCGAGCTCGACGAGTACGTCTTCGAGGCGATCCGCGCCGGGGCCTCCGGATTCCTGGTCAAGGACACCGAGCCGGAGGAGCTGCTGCGGGCGGTACGGGCGGTGGTGGAGGGGGACGCGCTGCTGTCGCCGGGGGTGACGCGGCGGCTGATCGCGGAGTTCGCGGCGCGCTCGCGCGAACCGGCGGCCGTCGAGGGGCTCGGCGGCCTGACCGAACGGGAGCGGGAGGTGATGGCACTGGTCGGGCTCGGCCTCTCCAACGAGGAGATCGCGCACCGGCTGGTGGTCAGCCCGCTCACCGCGAAGACGCACGTGAGCCGCACCATGGTGAAGCTGGGCGCCCGCGACCGGGCCCAACTGGTCGTCCTGGCCTATGAGTCGGGCCTGGTGCGGCCCGGCTGGCTCGGCTGACGCCGGTCGCCGTCGTCCGCGTACGAGAAGCGCCACAGGACCTGTGAGGCGCGGCCGACGAAGGCGAGGACCGCGGCTGCGGCCCCGGCCAGCAGGAGCAGGCCGCGGGCGGGATGGTCGGGCCGGAAGACGAGGACGGGTGCGGCGAGCGCGCCGAAGGCGAGCGCCGCCGCCAGGGTGGCGGTCACCACCGCGTACATGATCTCGACGGTGGCGGCGTCGCGTTCGGCCTGGCTGCGGTTGCCCATGGGAGCAGTCTCCGCGCGGGCGTGGCCGACGGGCAAGGAGCGCCCGTCGGCCACGCCGTCCGCCGGGGACGTGTCAGTCGCGTGCGGCGGCCGTCGCGGGCTCCGGGGCGGTGGCCGCCCCCGGGGCCGTGCCCGCGACGACCAGCGACGGCCGCTCGTGCCGGGTGCGCAGCCCGGTGAGGGTGATCAGCAGTCCGGCGAGCGCGATGCCGGTCACCACCAGCAGGCCCGGCCGGTAGCTGTCCAGGAGCTCCTGCGGGGAGTCGCCCCGGTCGCCCGCGGTGATCACGGCCGTGACCACCGCGAGGAAGATCGCTCCACCGACCTGGATGGAGGTGTTGAGCAGGCCGGAGACCATGCCCTGCTCGCTGTCGTCCACGCCGTTGGTGGCCTGGATGTTGAGCGAGGGGAAGACCAGCGCGCAGGCCGCGCCGAGCAGCAGCATCGAGGGCAGGATCACCACGGCGTACTGCGGGTCGAGGTCGATCCGCAGGAAGAGGGCGTACGCCGCGACCAGGGCCGAGAAGCCCACCGCGATGACGCGCGGGGTGCCGAAGCGGTCCACCACCGAGCCGATCTTCGTGGAGGAGAGCGCCACGAGCACACCGGCGGGCAGGAAGGCCAGCGCGGTCTGGAGCGCGGTCCACTGGAGGACCGACTGCATGTACTGGGTGACCATGAACTGGAATCCGACGTACGAGCCGAAGAAGGCCGCCGCGCCCAGCTGGGTGCGCACCTGGGCGCCGGAGCGGAGCACCCCGAGCCGGATCAGCGGGCTGGCCGTGCGCCGCTCGATGGTGACGAAGAGGACGAGCAGTACGGCGACGGCGAGGAAGGACAGCAGCGTACGGGCCGAGAGCCAGCCGGCCTCGGGGGCCTGGACGACGGTGTAGACGAGCAGCAGCATCGCGCCGGTGCCGGTGATGGCGCCGGGGATGTCGTAGTGGCGGCTGCCCTCGTCGCGCGGGCTCTTCGGGATCAGCTTGAGGCCCACGACCAGCGCGATCACCGCGACCGGCGCGGG includes:
- a CDS encoding nitroreductase/quinone reductase family protein, with amino-acid sequence MTTQPYYLKASSFTTRMNSAIGWLARHGLSLAGTAEMSVRGRKSGQMQRIPVNPHAYEGAQYLVSARGHSQWVRNMRVAGGGELRVGRKLRTFTAVEVGDAEKTAVLRTYLERWGWEVNQYFQGVTAKSSDEELIAAAPDHPVFRITVQG
- a CDS encoding TetR/AcrR family transcriptional regulator; amino-acid sequence: MSTVQGARARARTEITAAIKDEARKQLAAEGAAKLSLRAVAREVGMVSSALYRYFPSRDDLLTALIVDAYDAVGEAAARARAEADPGAAPAERWVAVCRAVRAWALAHPHEYALIYGSPVPGYTAPQATVGPASRVGLVLIGIAREAHEGRGLAVPRLAPELRPEAERMAAELMPELPPATAAALVAAWAQLFGLVSFEVFGQFHRVVEDRDAFFAHAAAGLAAGVGLVLPGE
- a CDS encoding carbohydrate ABC transporter permease, translating into MALISARRAGRRGARRFTARDLVVLGVLLGIPVLLDLAIVWGPALASVVLSFTSWDGIGDIKWVGTQNYTDIFTNYPPFWPAVRHNLLWLAFLGLVAVPFGLLLAVLIDRGVRFSRFYQSTLYMPVVLSLAVVGFIAQLVFSRDQGALNALVGDKQNPTDWLGDPHLNIWMILLAAAWRHTGYVMILYLAGLKAVDPTLKEAAAIDGAGEAQTFFRVVLPTLRPVNVIVGVITVIESLRAFDIVYAVNHGRNGLEVLSVLVTDNIIGEASRIGFGSAIAVVLLTVSLGFVVTYLVQEIRGEKSR
- a CDS encoding DUF6332 family protein; the encoded protein is MGNRSQAERDAATVEIMYAVVTATLAAALAFGALAAPVLVFRPDHPARGLLLLAGAAAAVLAFVGRASQVLWRFSYADDGDRRQPSQPGRTRPDS
- a CDS encoding carbohydrate ABC transporter permease, whose translation is MTVDTAPIAPAAAPPAPPPARRRRVRPGRLGVHAFLMAVSLAFLAPLLLAVYASLRPYEETSKDGYFSLPKHLSFAYYRQAFSDSGMTKYFVNTLIIAVPGVLVTLFLASFVAFAVSRLRLRGGIVLLMLFTAGNLLPQQVIVTPLYVLFNRIPLPYWMSDSMTMFDSYWAVIAVQIGFQIGFCVFVLANFMRTLPQEILEAAIVDGAGVWTQYWRITLPLCRPALAALATLQFTWMYNDFLWALVFMSDGDKLPITSALNNLRGQFFTDYNLLAAGSVIVALPTLLVFLVLQRHFIAGLTLGSSKG
- a CDS encoding NUDIX domain-containing protein, which encodes MIIWINGAFGAGKTSTARELVDLIPDSTLYDPEVIGGALRYLLPQKRLAEVGDYQDLPIWRRLVVDGAAAMLAELGGVLVVPMTLLRQEYRDEIFGGLASRRIPVRHVLLTHEETILRARIAARVEVPDDPEASERCRQWAYEHIEPYRAALGWLREDAHVLDNGALTPRQSAEHIADAVRTGAAPVCEIVQTPEPTAETLAAGVLLFDESDRVLLVDPTYKPGWEFPGGVVERGEAPARAGMREVEEEIGIRLGRVPRLLVVDWEPPAPPAYGGLRLLFDGGRLDRAEAGQVLLPGSELRGWRFVAEDEASRLLPPVRYERLRWALKAREKSTVFNLEAGVPVG
- a CDS encoding response regulator, producing MDVTPPDRPPVSPVRVLLADDQSLVRAGFRALLDAQPDIAVVGEAADGEEAVRLVRELRPDVVLMDIRMPRLDGLAATRLITGESGPDGVRVVMLTTFELDEYVFEAIRAGASGFLVKDTEPEELLRAVRAVVEGDALLSPGVTRRLIAEFAARSREPAAVEGLGGLTEREREVMALVGLGLSNEEIAHRLVVSPLTAKTHVSRTMVKLGARDRAQLVVLAYESGLVRPGWLG
- a CDS encoding dipeptidase, with translation MTANPIAETVASLMPRAQAELTELVAFHSVADEAVAPRSECEAAAAWVAGALRDEGFQDVALLDTPDGSQSVYGFLPGPAGAPTVLLYAHYDVQPMLDESAWLSPPFELTERDGRWYGRGAADCKGGFIMHLLALRALKANGGVPVSVKVIVEGSEEQGTGGLERYAEAHPELLTSDAIVIGDTGNFRVGLPTVTATLRGMTMIRVRVDTLEGNLHSGQFGGAAPDALAALIRVLDSLRDENGQTVIDGLAADSAWEGLQYPEEEFRKDAKVLDGVALPGTGTVADRIWARPAVTVIGIDCHPVAGATPSIPASARAQISLRVPPGVDAAEATKLLFAHVEKHTPWNARVSFEQVGQGQPFRADITSPAYTSMAEAMRIAYPGEEMQSSGMGGSIPLCNTLAALYPKAEILLIGLSEPEAQIHAVNESVSPQELERLSVAEAHFLVNYARSKQA
- a CDS encoding sensor histidine kinase is translated as MEEQQPPRPARCGPPPWARPARPRSPWQRWWGSGGAVGTDARGRSRLPWPSTAVLTAIVLAGSHYAAHNQTGRAALDAFARVLVAAACAVLLLRHRHPVLAVFGSAGAVMVYLGAGYPYGPVFAAVAVGCFAAIAAGHRRAAWAAVGMLWLGHVLIAHWLYRWLPPGGDRPAPWGQELAVAAWVLAIVAIAELTRVRREQWARAGAERAAADRRRADEERLRIARELHDVLAHSISVINVQAGVGLALLDSDPEQARTALTTIKSASKEALGEVRQVLDTLRAPGDAPRSPAPGLDRLPELVEQAGAAGLTVRTGTSGAPRALPPGADLAAFRIVQEALTNVVRHSGSRTARVELRYAPGALELRVDDDGPAAPREAGGGGNGLIGMRERAAALGGTIEAGPRPDGGFRVVARLPLGRAGAGSGPSSLGPWT
- a CDS encoding MFS transporter, which encodes MTSPLNVPTSQERWSPRLWGTLLVLCAAMFLDALDVSMVGVALPSIATDLDLTTSTLQWIVSGYILGYGGLLLLGGRAADLMGRRQVFLIALAVFALASLLGGLVDSGPLLIASRFIKGLSAAFTAPAGLSIITTTFKEGPQRNRALSIYTTCAATGFSMGLVLSGLLTELSWRWTMLLPAPVAVIALVVGLKLIPKSPRDEGSRHYDIPGAITGTGAMLLLVYTVVQAPEAGWLSARTLLSFLAVAVLLVLFVTIERRTASPLIRLGVLRSGAQVRTQLGAAAFFGSYVGFQFMVTQYMQSVLQWTALQTALAFLPAGVLVALSSTKIGSVVDRFGTPRVIAVGFSALVAAYALFLRIDLDPQYAVVILPSMLLLGAACALVFPSLNIQATNGVDDSEQGMVSGLLNTSIQVGGAIFLAVVTAVITAGDRGDSPQELLDSYRPGLLVVTGIALAGLLITLTGLRTRHERPSLVVAGTAPGAATAPEPATAAARD
- a CDS encoding geranylgeranyl reductase family protein, whose amino-acid sequence is MSSENADAGTQHDEPVDSSVWDVVVVGAGPAGASAAYAAAVAGRRVLLLEKAELPRYKTCGGGIIGPSRDALPPGFELPLKERVHAVTFSLNGRLTRTRRSKQMLFGLINRPEFDAGLVEAAQKAGAELRTGVTVQRVEQHGSAVPDRRTVAVVLVGGETVLARAVVGADGSASRIGAHVGVKLDQVDLGLEAEIPVPATVAEDWAGRVLIDWGPMPGSYGWVFPKGDTLTVGVISARGEGAGTKRYLEDFIGRLGLAGFEPAISSGHLTRCRSDDSPLSRGRVLVCGDAAGLLEPWTREGISFALRSGRLAGEWAVRIAESQDAVDARRQALNYAFAIKAGLGVEMGVGRRMLTLFEKRPTMLHAAITGFRPAWKAFADITRGSTTLAGLVRSHPLARRALDMVDRREA